The proteins below are encoded in one region of Coffea arabica cultivar ET-39 chromosome 4c, Coffea Arabica ET-39 HiFi, whole genome shotgun sequence:
- the LOC140004862 gene encoding uncharacterized protein produces MAPESPTSTTKKGHRIGSYYTVESLEQSQWTYLCRFLDFVKANFDGAVFPSEGFSSIGVVVRDDAGNFIAGLSKRIPDILAPDVAETNAAKFATKLLVELGYSNVALEGDNLKIVKKLQQYDFDDLACGMVIDDVLQLLRNFTKWEAIWISRSLNGAAHSFARNACTALVDHLWNHSPPSFVLFALQADLLPS; encoded by the exons ATGGCTCCCGAATCTCCTACATCAACTACCAAGAAAGGACATAGAATTGGTAGCTATTATACTGTGGAATCTTTGGAACAATCGCAATGGACTTACCTTTGCCGGTTC CTGGATTTTGTCAAAGCAAACTTTGACGGGGCTGTCTTTCCGTCAGAAGGTTTCTCTAGTATTGGGGTGGTAGTGCGTGATGATGCAGGCAATTTCATAGCTGGTTTGTCTAAGAGGATCCCTGATATTTTAGCCCCAGATGTGGCTGAAACTAATGCGGCGAAGTTCGCAACAAAGTTGCTAGTTGAGTTGGGCTATAGTAACGTGGCTCTGGAAGGGGACAACCTAAAGATTGTAAAAAAGCTCCAGCAGTATGATTTTGATGATTTAGCATGTGGCATGGTGATCGATGATGTCTTGCAGCTTCTGCGAAATTTCACTAAGTGGGAAGCCATATGGATATCGCGTTCTTTGAACGGTGCAGCTCATAGCTTTGCTAGGAATGCCTGTACTGCCTTGGTTGACCATTTGTGGAACCATTCACCTCCATCTTTTGTATTATTCGCACTCCAGGCGGACCTTCTCCCgtcttaa